From a single Nostoc edaphicum CCNP1411 genomic region:
- a CDS encoding ABC transporter permease subunit produces MLAGFLEAVFNGISIGAVLLIAALGLAIIFGLMGVINMAHGELMMFGAYTTYVVQNVCKQLGGVWFEVYIFLALIVAFIFTAAVGLILERGVIRYLYGRPLETLLATWGVSLIFQQFVRSVNWVLIIGIALFSLLFFGGLWILNSRTDLGRVRNWIVAVIFLLSLGVTITTGNLLSQTYQLAVTQPWFGAQNVDVTAPTWLQAGMSLGGVQLPFARLFIIALTIICVSGIYLFLQRSSWGLRIRAVTQNRSMSACLGIPTQKVDAITFALGSGLAGVAGCAISLLGSVGPNTGQNYIIDTFMVVVVGGVGNLAGTILAALGIGTANFLIGSGTLALLLTPVKPLADFFTFFATTSMAKVMVFALIIVFLQWKPGGIFPQKGRTVDV; encoded by the coding sequence GTGTTAGCAGGATTTTTAGAAGCTGTATTTAATGGCATTAGTATTGGCGCTGTATTATTGATTGCCGCGTTGGGACTAGCCATTATATTTGGATTGATGGGCGTCATCAATATGGCGCATGGTGAATTGATGATGTTCGGCGCTTATACAACTTATGTTGTACAAAATGTATGTAAGCAATTGGGCGGAGTGTGGTTTGAAGTTTATATATTTTTGGCTTTGATTGTTGCTTTTATTTTCACGGCTGCTGTGGGATTAATTCTAGAAAGAGGCGTGATTCGTTATCTCTATGGACGCCCGTTAGAAACTCTATTGGCAACTTGGGGAGTCAGTTTAATTTTTCAGCAGTTTGTCCGCAGTGTGAATTGGGTATTGATAATTGGTATCGCTTTGTTTTCTCTGTTGTTTTTTGGAGGTTTATGGATTTTAAATTCCCGCACAGATTTGGGAAGAGTTCGTAACTGGATTGTGGCGGTGATATTTTTATTATCGCTGGGGGTGACAATCACAACAGGCAATTTATTGAGTCAAACTTATCAGTTAGCAGTGACTCAACCTTGGTTTGGCGCTCAAAATGTGGATGTAACTGCGCCTACTTGGTTACAAGCAGGGATGTCTTTAGGTGGTGTACAATTACCCTTTGCCAGATTATTTATTATTGCTTTAACAATAATCTGTGTATCAGGAATTTACTTATTTTTACAACGTTCTAGCTGGGGTTTAAGAATTCGGGCTGTGACGCAAAACCGGAGTATGAGTGCTTGTTTGGGTATCCCAACTCAAAAGGTTGATGCGATTACTTTTGCACTGGGTTCTGGTTTAGCTGGTGTGGCGGGATGTGCGATTAGTTTGCTTGGTTCTGTAGGGCCAAATACGGGACAAAACTATATTATTGATACTTTTATGGTTGTTGTCGTTGGAGGTGTGGGCAATTTAGCCGGTACTATTTTGGCAGCTTTGGGTATTGGTACGGCTAATTTTTTAATTGGTTCTGGGACTTTGGCTTTGTTGTTGACTCCTGTTAAACCTTTAGCTGATTTCTTTACTTTTTTTGCCACGACGAGTATGGCCAAGGTAATGGTATTTGCGCTGATTATTGTGTTTTTACAGTGGAAGCCTGGGGGGATTTTTCCGCAGAAGGGACGTACTGTTGATGTTTAA
- the urtA gene encoding urea ABC transporter substrate-binding protein, producing the protein MRRQFNRRKFLIYGSATFGSSFFLKACANNSRTATETPSAPPAASPAAATAGDTIKVGILHSLSGTMSISEKSVVDAEKLAIKEINAAGGVLGKQIEAITEDGASNWDTFREKATKLIDQDKVSVVFGCWTSASRKNVKPVFESKNHMLWYPVQYEGQECSKNIFYTGAAPNQQIEPSVDWLLKNKGKEFFLVGSDYVFPRTANTIIKAQLEALGGKTVGEDYLPLGNTEVTPIITKIKQNLPNGGVIYNTLNGDSNVAFFKQLKGAGLTPDKYPSMSVSIAEEEVKAIGVEYLQGHYAAWNYFQTVDTPANKKFVAAFKKEYGENRVTNDPMEAAYIAVYLWKQAVQKAGTTDLEKVRAAAYGQTLDAPEGKVTMDANHHISKIVRIGQVRQDGLFDIVYATPTPVEPVPWNQFVKETKGFACDWTDPAKGGKFKKV; encoded by the coding sequence ATGAGAAGACAATTTAACCGACGCAAGTTTTTAATCTACGGTTCTGCAACTTTTGGAAGCAGCTTTTTTTTAAAAGCTTGCGCGAATAATTCTCGAACTGCAACAGAGACTCCATCTGCGCCTCCTGCTGCTTCACCAGCTGCGGCAACTGCGGGTGACACCATAAAAGTAGGTATTTTGCACTCTCTGAGTGGTACCATGTCTATTAGTGAAAAAAGCGTTGTCGATGCTGAAAAATTAGCAATCAAAGAAATTAACGCTGCTGGTGGTGTCTTAGGTAAACAAATTGAAGCAATTACTGAAGATGGTGCTTCTAACTGGGATACTTTTAGAGAAAAGGCAACTAAGCTAATCGATCAAGATAAAGTAAGTGTAGTTTTTGGTTGCTGGACTTCTGCTAGCCGTAAGAACGTCAAGCCAGTATTCGAGAGCAAAAATCACATGCTCTGGTATCCTGTGCAATATGAAGGTCAAGAGTGTTCTAAAAACATTTTCTACACTGGCGCTGCGCCAAATCAACAAATTGAACCATCTGTTGATTGGCTGTTAAAAAATAAGGGCAAAGAATTCTTTTTAGTTGGCTCTGATTACGTTTTTCCCCGTACAGCTAATACCATCATTAAAGCCCAATTAGAAGCTTTAGGTGGAAAAACCGTTGGTGAAGATTATTTACCTCTTGGTAACACAGAAGTTACACCAATTATCACTAAAATCAAACAAAACTTGCCTAATGGCGGCGTGATTTATAATACTTTGAATGGTGATAGCAACGTTGCTTTCTTCAAACAGTTGAAAGGGGCTGGATTGACACCAGATAAATATCCCTCTATGTCTGTAAGTATTGCTGAAGAAGAAGTTAAAGCAATTGGTGTAGAGTATCTCCAAGGTCACTATGCAGCTTGGAATTATTTCCAAACAGTAGATACACCTGCTAATAAGAAGTTTGTGGCAGCTTTCAAGAAAGAATACGGTGAAAACCGGGTGACAAATGACCCAATGGAAGCAGCATACATTGCAGTTTATTTGTGGAAGCAAGCAGTACAAAAAGCTGGAACTACTGATTTAGAGAAAGTGCGGGCGGCGGCTTATGGTCAAACTCTAGATGCGCCTGAAGGCAAAGTGACAATGGATGCCAATCATCACATATCTAAAATTGTGCGGATTGGTCAAGTTAGACAAGATGGATTGTTTGATATTGTCTATGCTACTCCAACACCAGTTGAGCCAGTTCCTTGGAATCAATTTGTAAAAGAGACTAAAGGATTTGCTTGTGATTGGACTGACCCGGCTAAGGGTGGTAAGTTCAAGAAAGTTTAA